The Amycolatopsis methanolica 239 nucleotide sequence AACCGGGACAGCCACTTCTCCGCGACCACGCCGAGGGAGTACACCAGCGCCGTGGTGCCGCCCGCCCAGACGATGCCGCCGAGCGCGTTGGCGAGCAGGAACCGCGGGTAGTGCATGTGCAGCGACCCGGCGAGCGGACCGCACAGAATGCGCAGAATCGCGACAAAGCGGCCAAAGAAAACCGCCCAAACCCCGCGTTTCCGGAACAATCGCTCGGCGGCCGCCACGTGCGCGGGCCCGAAATGCTTGGGGAATTTCCGGCCCGCCCAGTCGAACAGGCGCCGCCCGCCCTTCCGCCCGATCAGGTAACCGATGCTGTCCCCGGCGATCGCACCGCCGCTGGCGATGGCCCCGATCAGCCAGGGGTTGAGCCCGTCGGGGTGCGAAGCCAGGAGAGCCGCGCTGACCAGCACGATCTCTCCCGGCAACGGGATCCCGAGGCTCTCCGCGCCGATCACCACGCCGACCGTGAGGTAGACCAGGAGCGGCGGGATGGTCTCCAGCCACGCGTCGATGTGCACGGTAAAAGCCCCCTCGGGTACCCCGGCGGAATCGCCGCCAGGGTACCCCGGTCAGGGCTCCAGCATTTCGGCCACCGAAGCGGCCTGCGGAATAGCCGTGTCGGGTGACAACTGCGCCGTCACCAATTCCGGCTTCACCTCGTGCGGGGTGATCCGGCCTGCCTGGATGTCCTCCGCCCAGTGGCAGGCGACCCGGTGCCCGGCCCCGAGCTCCCGCAGCGCGGGCCGCTCGGTGTCGCACTTGGTCTCCTGCCGCCACGGGCAGCGGGTGTGGAACCGGCAGCCCGACGGCGGGTTGGCGGGCGAGGGCAGGTCGCCTGCGAGCAGGATCTGCTCCCGGCTGTCCTCCACGACCGGGTCCGGCACCGGGATCGCCGACAGCAGCGCCCGCGTGTACGGGTGCAGCGGCTCGGCGTAGAGCGACTCCGAGTCGGTCTCCTCCACCAACGAGCCCAGGTACATCACGCCGATGCGGTCGGAGATGTGCCGGACGACCGCCAGGTCGTGGGCGATCACCAGGTAGGTCAGGCCCAGCGAGTCCTGCAGCTCCTCGAGCAGGTTGATCACCTGCGCCTGCACGGACACGTCCAGCGCGGACACCGGCTCGTCGGCGACGATCAGGTCCGGCTCGACGGCCAGCGCCCGCGCGATGCCGATGCGCTGGCGCTGCCCGCCGGAGAACTCGTGCGGGTACTTCCGCAGCGAGCTCTCCGGCAGACCGACGGCGTTCAGCAGCTCGCGCAAGCGCTTGCGCGTGCTCTCCCGGTCCTTGTCCAGGCCGTGCGCCCGCATGCCCTCGATGAGGATCGATTCGACCGACTGCCGCGGGTCGAGGCTGGACAGCGGGTCCTGGAACACCATCTGCATCCGCCGCCGCATCTTCCGCAGCGACTCGCCCTTGAGCGTCGACAGGTCGGTCCCGTCGAACACCGCTCGGCCACCGGTTGGCTCCACCAGCCGCAGCAGGCTGCGGCCCAGCGTCGTCTTGCCGCAGCCGGACTCGCCGACCAGGCCGTACGTCTCGCCGCGCTGGATCTCCAGGTCGACGCCGTCCACCGCGTAGACGTGCCCGACCGTGCGGTCCAGCACCAGACCGCGCTTGATCGGGAAGTGCACCTGCAGGCCTTCCACGCGCACCAGCGGTTCGGACATCAGCGCACCCCCTCGCCCGCCGCGACCGGACGGCCCACCGGGTTGTGGCACCGCAGCATCCCGCCCGAATCCGGTTCCAGTTCCGGCGTGACCTCCCGGCACAGGTCCAGCGCGTTCGGGCAGCGGGGCGCGAACGCGCACCCCTGCGACCAGGGGATGTTGTCGGCGACCGACCCCTTGATCGGCACCAGCTTCTCCCCGCGCGGCGCGTCCAGCCGCGGGATCGAGGCCAGCAGCCCGTGCGTGTACGGGTGACGCGCGGAGGCGAACAACTCGTGCCGCTCGGCCCGCTCGACGACCCGGCCGCCGTACATGACGTTGACCTCGTCGCACAGCCCGGCGACCACGCCGAGGTCGTGCGTGATCATGATCAGCGCGGTGCCGGTGTCGCGGACCAGCTCGGACAGCAGCGCCAGGATCTGCGCCTGGATCGTCACGTCCAGCGCGGTGGTCGGTTCGTCCGCGATCAGCAGCCGCGGACGGCAGGCCAGCGCGATCGCGATGAGCGCGCGCTGCCGCATGCCGCCGGAGAGCTGGTGCGGGTACTCCGACAGCCGCCGATTCGGGTCCGGGATGCCGACACGGTCGAGCAGGTCCGCCGCCTCGGCCGTCGCCTGCTTGCGGTCCATCTTGCGGTGCCGTTCCAGCACCTCGGTGATCTGCAGGCCGATCGGGATCACCGGGTTCAGCGAGGACAGCGGGTCCTGGAACACCATGCCAAGGTCGCGGCCGCGCCGGTCGCGCAGCTGCTTGTCGGACAGCCGCAGCAGGTCGGTGTCCTCGAACAGCACCTCGCCGCTGACCGTCGCGCCGCGCTTGGGCAGCAGGCCCATGATCGCGAGCGCGGTCACCGACTTGCCGCTGCCGGACTCGCCGACCAGACCGACCGTGCGGCCCGGCTCGACGTCGAAACTGACCCCGTCCACCGCGGTGAACGGGCGGGTTCCCTTGCGGGAGAAGACGACCGACAGGTCGCGTACTTGCAGGAGACTCAACGCGCTACCGCCTGTTCTTCGGGTCGAGCGCCTCGCGCAGCGACTCGCCGAGCAGCGTGAACCCCAGCGCCACCACGACGATCGCGATGGCCGGGTAGAACGCCAGGCTCGGCTTGACGTCCAGCAGGGTCTGGGCCTGTGCCAGCATCAGCCCCCACTCGGCGCGGCTGGGATCGTTGTCGCCGAGGCCGAGGAACGACAGCGCCGCCACGTCGATGATCGACGTCGCCAGCGTCAGCGTCGCCTGCACGACCACCGGCCCGAGCGAGTTCGGCAGCATGTGCCGGAACACGATCGTGCTGCGCCGCACGCCCAGCGCGGTCGCCGCGAGCACGTGGTCGCTCGATCTCTGCGAGAGCATCGCGCCGCGCAGCAGCCGCGCGAACACCGGCACGCTCACCACCGCCACCGCGATGATGACCGTCCACTGTGTCCCTTGCGAGAACAGCGCGGCCACCGAGATCGCCAGCAGCAGCGAGGGGATCGCGAGCAGGATGTCGGTGAACCGCATCAGCAGCGTGTCCACCCAGCCGCCCAGCGCGCCGGCCAGACCGCCGACCACCATGCCGACCGCCAGCCCGATCAGGGTGGCGACGACACCGACGATCAGCGTCTGCTGCGCGCCGACCAGCAGGCGGGAGAAGAAGTCGTACCCGCGGTGGTCGCTGCCGAGCACGAACCCGTCCATCGGGCCGGGGATGAAGTCCGGCCGCAGGTTCACGCGCAGCTCGTCGTAGGGGATGTAGGGGTTCTTCGGCGCCAGGAACGGGGCCAGGATCGCCAGCAGCACGAACAGGACCGTGATGACCGCGCCGGTGATCGCCACCGGGTTGCGCAGCATCCGCCGGACCGCGTCCGCCGCGAGGCTGGTGCCGCCGGACTCGGCGAGGTCGTCGATGCGCTCGGCCTTGCGCCGCAACATGGAGGTCATCGCACCCGCACCCTCGGATCGATGATGGCGTAGGAGATGTCCACCAGGATGTTGACGACGACGTACACCAGGGCGGCCAGCAGCAGCAACGCCTGCAGCCGCGGGTAGTCTCGGCGCTCGATGCCCTGCGCCAGCAGGGATCCGAGCCCGTTCCAGTTGAACACCTTCTCGGTGAGCACGGCCCCGGCGAGCAGCAGGCCGGTCTGCAGGCCGATCGTCGTCGACACCGGCAGCAAGGCGTTGCGCAGCACGTGCCGCTGGCGGATCGTCGTCGTGGTCAGGCCCTTGGACTCCGCGGTGCGCACGAAGTCCTCCTGCTGCACGTCCAGCACCGAGGCGCGGGTGATCCGCACGATCACCGCGAACGGGATGCTGGCCAGCGCGACCGCGGGCAGGATCAGGTGCTTGATCGCGTCCCACGTCGCGTCCAGCTCGCCGGTGAGCAGCCCGTCCAGGGTGAAGAAGCCGGTGATGTGCGTGGCGTCGATCGTCACGTCCTGACGCCCGGACGGCGGCAGGATGCCCAGCTTCTGCGCGAACACGTACTTGAGCAGCACGCCGAAGAAGAACACCGGCACCGCGACGCCGACCAAGGTGGTCAGCACGGTGGCGTTGTCCAGGAGCCGGCCCCGGTGGCGGGCGGCCAGGTACCCCATCGGGATGCCGAAGCCGACCGCGAGGACCAGCGCCGCGATCGCGAGTTCGATGGTGGCGGGGAAGGCGCGCCCGATCTCGGCGAGCACGGTGTCGCCGCTGATCAGGGACGAGCCGAAGTCACCGGTGACGACGCGGCCGAGGAACTTGAAGTACTGGACGAAGATCGGTTGATCCAGTCCGAGCACGCTGTTCAGGGACGCGATCTTCTCCGGCGTCGCCTTGTCGCCGAGGAGCGCGGTGGCGGGGCCACCGGGCAGCAGGCGGAGCCAGGCGAAGACCAGGATGGAGAGCACAAGGAGCGTCGGGATCGCTTGCAGTAGCCGACGCGTGAGGAATCGGAGCATGTGAGTGCCTCGGAGACCGCACCGAAGCGGGAAAGCGTGCCGGGCACGCTTCCCCGTCCTCGGTGGCGGAACTCAGCCCTTGGTGACCGTGTAGAAACGCTCGTCGGTCAGCGGGGTCGGGATCAGGCCCTGGACGTCGGACCGCACCACGATCGCCGGTGGCGACGATGAGAGCGGGATCGCCGGAACGTACTGCGAGATCAGCACGCTGGCGCTCTCGTAGGCCGACTTCTTGGTATCCGGCGTCGTCTGGGCGTCCGCATTGGACAGGGCGTCGAAGATCTGCGGGTTGTCGAAGCCGAACTCCGGCTTGGTGCGCCCGAAGAACGTGCCGACGAAGTTGCCCGGGTCGGCGTAGTCACCGGTCCAGCCGAGCAGGTGCAGGTCCTGCTTGCCCGCCTTCTGGACGGAGTCCTTGTACCCGCCGTTCCACGGCTCCTGGACCACGTTGACCTTGATGCCGACCGCCTTCAGGTCGTCGGTGATCGCCGCGGCGATGTCCACCGGGTTTGGCATGTAGGGCCGGCTGACCTCGGTCGGGACGTAGAAGTTCAGTGTCAGGTCGGTGGCGCCGGCCTCGGCCAGCAGCTGCCGGGCGGTGTCGGCGTTGTAGCTGTGCTTCTCCACCGCGGGCGTGTAACCCGGCACGTTGTTCGGCAGGAACTGGTCCTGCGGGTAGGCGCCGGACGGCATCCGGTTCTTGACCAGCTGGTCCTTGTTGATGGCGAACTCGATCGCCTTGCGGACCCGCACGTCCTGCAGCTTCGGGTTGTTCTTCTGGTTGATGCCCAGGTACAGGATGTTGAAGGCGGGCCGGATCAGGACCTGGTCGCCTGCCTGCTTGAGCGAGTTGTAGTCCGCCGGGCTCGGGAAGTCGTAGCCGTCGATGGTGCCGGCGGCCAGCTCCTGCTTGCGGGCGTTCTCGTCCGGGATGATCTTGAAGATCAGCCTGGCGGTCTTGGCCTTCTCACCCCAGTAGTCCTCGTTGCGGACCAGGGTGATCGTGTTGTTGGCCTTGTCGAAGCTCTCGAACTTGTACGGCCCGGTGCCCGTCGGGTGGTCCGTGGCGTACGCCGGGTAGGTGAACGCCTCACCGCTCTGGGTCACGTTGTCGGCGTCGTACTTCTTCAGCGCGTCCGGGCTCGACATCGACAGCGAGGTCAGGCCGAACGCGTCCGGGAAGGCGCCCTTGGCCTTGTTGAGGTTGAGGACGGCGGTGGTCTCGTCCTTAGCCTCGCAGCTCTTGTAGACCGGGTCGCCGCTGATGTCGCCCTCGTTGTGCGCGAAGCCCTCGAAGACGTCGCCGTAGTAGATCATCTGGCTCTGGGCGGCGGCGCCCTTCATGTTGTACCAGCGGTCGAAGTTGAAGCAGACCGCCGCGGCGTTGAACGGGGTGCCGTCGTGGAACTTGACGCCCTGGCGCAGCGTGAAGGTCCAGGTGGTGTTGCCGTTGCTCGGCGTCCATGCCGTGGCCAGGCCGCCCTCCAGCTCGGTGGTGCCCGGCTTGTAGGTGACCAGGGTGTCGAACATCTGGCGGGCGGGGCGGAAACTCTCGCCGTCGTCGTTGAAGATCGGATCGAAGTTCTTCGGGGCACCGGCCGCGCCGAAGATGAAGGTGTCGCTGGCGCTGTCGCCCGAGCCGCGCTCGGAAGCGCAAGCGGCCGTCGTGACCGCGAGGGCGCCGGCAAGCCCGATCAGGGCGATGCGGCGCAACCCAACTGCCCGCGTTGGGAGCATGGTGGCACTCCTAGGAGAATGTTCGGGTACGTGATCGACGACCCTAGTCCGCATGTTGGGAATTCGTTAAGCGCGTGAGGTTACGATCGCGCTACGTCAAACCGGACGCACCAACACATTCGACTCACGGGGTTACGTTCAGTGCTCACCCTGCGTAAGATCGGACGAAAGCATTAGGCCGTTCGGGTGCACGTACTGGTGGGTAAGGTCAACGGCGAACCAACCACATTCGAACTTCTGCCACGCGGTCAGCGGGCCACGAATGCCCTCGCCGTCCCTGGACACTGCCCGTTCGAGCCGAGTTTCGGCGTCCGGGCCCGCGACCCAGCACAGCGCGGACAGGCGGGGCCGGATCGAGGCGCGGCCGGCGGACACCCCTTCCAGCACGACTACGTCGACCGGGTGAACCGTGCGGACCGGCCCCGGCTGCGGCTCGCCGGTGGTCCAGTCCAGCGGGCGGTAGACGGCCGGGCGGCCGGCGGCGAGGGGGTCGAGGACCTCGGAGACGAGCCGCGGCCACCACGCGACCGGGTCGTCCCACGTCGCGTAGTGGTCGGTGGCGACGACCGCGGTCGCCGCGCCGCGTGCCCGGAAGTCCGCGGCGAGTTCCGCCGCGAAGGTGGTCTTGCCCGCGCCGGACGGGCCGTCGACGGCGACCAGCCGGACCCGCCCGCAGCGGGGCGGGCCGGCCAGCACGTCGTCGACCAGTGTCAAAGGGCGCGGCGGCCGGAGAGGGCCCGGCCCAGGGTGAGCTCGTCGGCGAACTCGAGGTCGCCACCCATCGGCAGACCGGACGCGAGCCGGGTGACGGTCAGGCCGGGGAAGTCCCGCAGCATCCGCACCAGGTAGGTCGCGGTGGCCTCGCCCTCGGTGTTCGGGTCGGTCGCGATGATCACCTCGGTGACCTGTTCCGCGCCGAGCCTGGCCAGCAGCTCGCGAATGCGCAGCTGGTCGGGGCCGATGCCGGACAGCGGGTCGAGCGCGCCGCCCAGCACGTGGTAGCGGCCTTTGAACTCGCGAGTGCGCTCGACGGCGAGCACATCCTTGGGTTCCTCGACCACGCAGATCAGCGACGTGTCGCGCCGGGCGTCCCGACAGATCCGGCACTGCTGCTGTTCGGAGACGTTGCCGCAGATCTCGCAGAACTGCACGCCCTCCCGGACCTTGCCGAGCACGTCCTGCAGCCGGGCGATGTCGGCCGGGTCGGCGGCGAGCAGGTGGAACGCGATCCGCTGCGCGCTCTTCGGACCGATGCCGGGCAGGTGTCCCAGCTCGTCGATCAGGTCCTGGACTACGCCTTCGTACAACGGGGCCCGCTACTTCAGGCCGGGCAGACCGAGTCCGCCGAGGTCGGGCATGCCGCCGCCACCGCCGAGGGCGCCGGCGACCGGGCCGAGCTTCTCCTCGGTGAGCTTCTGTGCGCTGCTCATCGCGTCCCGCACCGCCGCGACCACCAGGTCGGCGAGCGTCTCGGTGTCCTCCGGGTCGACCGCCTTCGGGTCGATCTGCAGGGACTTCAGCTCCATGCCGCCGGTGACGGTCGCCTTGACCAGGCCACCGCCGGACGTGCCGGTCACCTCGGTGCGGGCGAGCTCCTCCTGCGCGGCGACGAGCTGCTGCTGCATCTGCTGCGCCTGCTGCAGGATGGCCTGCATGTCGGGCATTCCACCGCCGGGTTGCACCATGATCCCCGTTTCGTCGTGCTGTCCTGTGGGTCCCAGCGTAGCTCGCACGGCTGTGGCACCGTGTTCGCCGTGCGCAGTCTCGTGGGGTTGGTGTTGAGCGGGGTGTTCCTGGTCGCCGGGTGCTCGTCGCCGCCTGTTCCGCCCGAGGTGGCCCGGGTGTCTTCGGTTCCCGCACCGTCGTCGTCGGTTGCCGCACCGGCGTCGCCGTCGGTTGCCTCGTCGGTGGCGCGGGAGCCGCTGACGGTGGTGCTGGACCCCGGGCACAACGGCGGCAACGCGCGGCGGCCGGACGTCATCGGCGCCCCGGTGCCCGCCGGACGCGGCAAAACGAAGCCGTGCAACACGACGGGCACCGCGACGGACGAGGGGTACGCGGAGCACGCGTTCAACTGGGACGTGGCGCAGCGGGTGGGTTCGCTGCTGGAGGCGCAGGGTGCGCGGGTGGTCTACACGCGCGCGGACGACTCCGGGGTGGGCCCGTGCGTGGACGAGCGGGCGGCGATCGGAAACCGAGCCGGCGCGGCGGCGGTGGTGTCGATCCACGCGGACGGCGCGACGGCGGCCAGCGCCCGGGGCTTCCACGTGGCGTACTCGGCGCCCCCGCTGAACGCGGCGCAGGGCTCGCCGTCGGTGGAGCTGGCCGAGGCGGTGCGGTCGGGGTTGCTCGCCGGGGGGTTCCCGTTGTCCAACTACCTGGGCTCGGACGGCCTGGCCCCGCGCGATGATCTGGCCGGCCTGAACCTCTCGGAACGCCCGGCGGTCCTGGTGGAGTGCGGGAACATGCGCAATGCCGGAGAAGCCGCGGTGATGTCCAGTGTGGACGGACGCCAACGCTACGCTGCGGCGATCGCCGACGGGGTGGTCGCCTTTCTGCGGAACCACGCAGGTTTCTAAGCCACCAGCGCGAGTCCCACGCTCCCACGCGCGAGTCCCACCTTCGCAGGCGCGAGTCCCACGTCCGCGGGCGCGGGGTGGTTGATCAGGCGCGCGCACAGTACTCGTCAACAGGTGGTTCCGGAGCCGCCACCACGCGCGGCTCCCGCGGCTCTCGCACGCCCCACTCCGTGGGGCCGCTGGCTCCGGCGAGCGCCCGCGCCAGGGGCGCGCTCGCGGCCGCCAACGGCTTCCCCATGAACGCGCTGGGCGCGGCGTCAGTCGATCGGCTGCGCGCCCAGGTGTTCGGCCAGCAGGCGACGCGCCTGTTCCTCCGGGTCGTTCTGCGGCGCGGGCATCGCATCCGGTACGGGGCCGCCCGATTCGGCCATCATCGATTCCTCGTCGTCCGGCTCGGGCGGGAGGGGGATGTCGTCCGCGGGCTCCGGGGATGGCTGCGGCGCCCTCGGCGCGGGCTCGGGCGGCGGGGCCGGGCTGGCCGCCGGCGTCGGCCGCTGGAAGGTTCGCTGTTGCTGCTGCGGAGCCTCCCGGGTGGGCGGGTTCGGGCGCGGGCTCGGGCCGTCGCGGCGGGCCGAACCTCCTCCGCCGCCACCGCCGTGCACGCAGCGCACCTGCCACGTTCCGCCGAGCACCTCGTGCAGCGCGCCGGCGATGAAGTCCGCGTTGCGCGGCTCCGACAAGCGCCGCGCGAGGGGCTCCGCGCTGTGCGCCAGCACGACCACCGAACCCTCGACGCTCTGCACCGTCGCGTTGATCATCATGGCTTCGGTGCTGCGGCTCGTCTTCCGGATGGCGGCCAGCAGGTCCGGCCAGACCCGGCGGATGGCGGCCGCGTCGATGCCGCCCGGCGCAGGCGCCTCGGCGGGCGCCTCGTCAGGGACCGCGGGCTCAGTGGGGCGGCGCACCGGCGCCTCCACCGAAGCCGGGCGCGAACCCGCGGCCGGGCGCGCCTCGGCCGCAGGAGGCGACTCCACAGGACGCGCCGCCGGAGCCGAACGCACAGCCGCCGGGCTCTGCTCCGGCGCGGCGGTCGGCTCAGTGGCCCGGCGGGCCGGCGCTTCCGGCGCCGGACGCGCAGCAGCCTCGGCAGCCGGCCGGGACGGCGCGGCAGCCGCCGCGCGTTGCGACGGCCGCTGGAACTTTTCGGGAGCAGCGGCGACCTGCCCGTCAGCGGCCGGCAGGCTTCCCCCGCCGCTCACGGTGACCCGCCGTTCGAGACGCTCCAACCGCTGCAGCACCGCCGCTTCGCTTTCCGACGCCGACGGCAGCAGCATCCGGGCGCACAACAGCTCCAGCAGCAGCCGCGGCGCGGTGGCGCCACGCATCTCCAGCAGGCCGTTGTGCACGATCTCCGCGTACCGGGTCAGCGTCGCCAGGCCGGCGCGCTCGGCCTGCGCCGTCATGCGGTCCAGCTCGTCCGCGGGCGCGGACACCAGGTTGCGCGCCGCCGCGTCCGGGACCGACCGCAGCAGCACCAGGTCACGCAGCCGGTCGAGCAGGTCGCTCGCGAAGCGGCGCGGCTCGTGCCCGGCCTCGACCAGGCGCTCGACCGTGCCGAACACCGCCGCCGAGTCGTCCGCCGCGAGGCCGTCGATCATGTCGTCGATCAGCGCCGAGTCGGTGACGCCGAGCAGCGAGATGGCCCTGTCGTACGTCACGCCGTCCGGGCCCGCGCCGGCCAGCAGCTGGTCCAGCACTGACTGCGTGTCGCGCGCCGAACCGCCGCCGGCGCGGATCACCAGCGGGTATACGGCCGGGTCGACGTGGATGCCCTCGGCCGCGACGTTGCGCTCCAGCAGGTCGCGCATCGCGCTCGGCGGGATCAGCCGGAACGGGTAGTGGTGCGTCCGCGACCGGATGGTGGGCAGCACCTTGTCCGGTTCGGTGGTCGCGAAGATGAAGATCAGGTGCTCCGGCGGCTCCTCGACGATCTTCAGCAGGGCGTTGAAGCCCTGCGTCGTGACCATGTGGGCCTCGTCGATGATGAACACCCGGTACCGCGACTCGGCAGGCGCGTAGAAGGCGCGGTCGCGCAGCTCGCGGGCGTCGTCGACACCACCGTGGCTGGCCGCGTCGAGTTCGGTGACGTCGATGCTGCCCGGCCCCTCCGGCGCCAGCGCGCGGCACGAGTCGCACTTGCCGCACGGGTCCGGGGTGGGGCCTTCGACGCAGTTCAGCGAGCGGGCCATGATGCGCGCGCTGGACGTCTTGCCGCAGCCGCGCGGCCCGCTGAACAGGTACGCGTGGTTGATACGGCCCGCGGTGAGCGCGGCACGCAGCGGTTCGGTGACGTGCTCCTGCCCGACGACCTCGGCGAAGGTCGCCGGACGGTACTTGCGGTAGAGAGCCAGGGCCACGAGGCGAGAGTACCGGCCGCCACCGACAGGCTCGGACTAGCCTGCTGGGCGTGACCCGCCGCTTCTACGACCGGCTGGCCGCGGACTACCACCGCATCTACGCGGACTGGCAGTCGAGCGTCCGCCGTCAGGGCGAAGCACTGCACCGGCTGCTGGGCGGACACCCGCGGCGGGTGCTGGACTGCGCGTGCGGCATCG carries:
- a CDS encoding DedA family protein, whose translation is MHIDAWLETIPPLLVYLTVGVVIGAESLGIPLPGEIVLVSAALLASHPDGLNPWLIGAIASGGAIAGDSIGYLIGRKGGRRLFDWAGRKFPKHFGPAHVAAAERLFRKRGVWAVFFGRFVAILRILCGPLAGSLHMHYPRFLLANALGGIVWAGGTTALVYSLGVVAEKWLSRFSYVALAVAVVVGVVVSLVLKKRMGRRHEETRSGSAPAER
- a CDS encoding ABC transporter ATP-binding protein; its protein translation is MSEPLVRVEGLQVHFPIKRGLVLDRTVGHVYAVDGVDLEIQRGETYGLVGESGCGKTTLGRSLLRLVEPTGGRAVFDGTDLSTLKGESLRKMRRRMQMVFQDPLSSLDPRQSVESILIEGMRAHGLDKDRESTRKRLRELLNAVGLPESSLRKYPHEFSGGQRQRIGIARALAVEPDLIVADEPVSALDVSVQAQVINLLEELQDSLGLTYLVIAHDLAVVRHISDRIGVMYLGSLVEETDSESLYAEPLHPYTRALLSAIPVPDPVVEDSREQILLAGDLPSPANPPSGCRFHTRCPWRQETKCDTERPALRELGAGHRVACHWAEDIQAGRITPHEVKPELVTAQLSPDTAIPQAASVAEMLEP
- a CDS encoding ABC transporter ATP-binding protein, whose amino-acid sequence is MSLLQVRDLSVVFSRKGTRPFTAVDGVSFDVEPGRTVGLVGESGSGKSVTALAIMGLLPKRGATVSGEVLFEDTDLLRLSDKQLRDRRGRDLGMVFQDPLSSLNPVIPIGLQITEVLERHRKMDRKQATAEAADLLDRVGIPDPNRRLSEYPHQLSGGMRQRALIAIALACRPRLLIADEPTTALDVTIQAQILALLSELVRDTGTALIMITHDLGVVAGLCDEVNVMYGGRVVERAERHELFASARHPYTHGLLASIPRLDAPRGEKLVPIKGSVADNIPWSQGCAFAPRCPNALDLCREVTPELEPDSGGMLRCHNPVGRPVAAGEGVR
- a CDS encoding ABC transporter permease; the protein is MTSMLRRKAERIDDLAESGGTSLAADAVRRMLRNPVAITGAVITVLFVLLAILAPFLAPKNPYIPYDELRVNLRPDFIPGPMDGFVLGSDHRGYDFFSRLLVGAQQTLIVGVVATLIGLAVGMVVGGLAGALGGWVDTLLMRFTDILLAIPSLLLAISVAALFSQGTQWTVIIAVAVVSVPVFARLLRGAMLSQRSSDHVLAATALGVRRSTIVFRHMLPNSLGPVVVQATLTLATSIIDVAALSFLGLGDNDPSRAEWGLMLAQAQTLLDVKPSLAFYPAIAIVVVALGFTLLGESLREALDPKNRR
- a CDS encoding ABC transporter permease; translation: MLRFLTRRLLQAIPTLLVLSILVFAWLRLLPGGPATALLGDKATPEKIASLNSVLGLDQPIFVQYFKFLGRVVTGDFGSSLISGDTVLAEIGRAFPATIELAIAALVLAVGFGIPMGYLAARHRGRLLDNATVLTTLVGVAVPVFFFGVLLKYVFAQKLGILPPSGRQDVTIDATHITGFFTLDGLLTGELDATWDAIKHLILPAVALASIPFAVIVRITRASVLDVQQEDFVRTAESKGLTTTTIRQRHVLRNALLPVSTTIGLQTGLLLAGAVLTEKVFNWNGLGSLLAQGIERRDYPRLQALLLLAALVYVVVNILVDISYAIIDPRVRVR
- a CDS encoding ABC transporter substrate-binding protein, whose translation is MLPTRAVGLRRIALIGLAGALAVTTAACASERGSGDSASDTFIFGAAGAPKNFDPIFNDDGESFRPARQMFDTLVTYKPGTTELEGGLATAWTPSNGNTTWTFTLRQGVKFHDGTPFNAAAVCFNFDRWYNMKGAAAQSQMIYYGDVFEGFAHNEGDISGDPVYKSCEAKDETTAVLNLNKAKGAFPDAFGLTSLSMSSPDALKKYDADNVTQSGEAFTYPAYATDHPTGTGPYKFESFDKANNTITLVRNEDYWGEKAKTARLIFKIIPDENARKQELAAGTIDGYDFPSPADYNSLKQAGDQVLIRPAFNILYLGINQKNNPKLQDVRVRKAIEFAINKDQLVKNRMPSGAYPQDQFLPNNVPGYTPAVEKHSYNADTARQLLAEAGATDLTLNFYVPTEVSRPYMPNPVDIAAAITDDLKAVGIKVNVVQEPWNGGYKDSVQKAGKQDLHLLGWTGDYADPGNFVGTFFGRTKPEFGFDNPQIFDALSNADAQTTPDTKKSAYESASVLISQYVPAIPLSSSPPAIVVRSDVQGLIPTPLTDERFYTVTKG
- a CDS encoding uridine kinase family protein: MLAGPPRCGRVRLVAVDGPSGAGKTTFAAELAADFRARGAATAVVATDHYATWDDPVAWWPRLVSEVLDPLAAGRPAVYRPLDWTTGEPQPGPVRTVHPVDVVVLEGVSAGRASIRPRLSALCWVAGPDAETRLERAVSRDGEGIRGPLTAWQKFECGWFAVDLTHQYVHPNGLMLSSDLTQGEH
- the recR gene encoding recombination mediator RecR — translated: MYEGVVQDLIDELGHLPGIGPKSAQRIAFHLLAADPADIARLQDVLGKVREGVQFCEICGNVSEQQQCRICRDARRDTSLICVVEEPKDVLAVERTREFKGRYHVLGGALDPLSGIGPDQLRIRELLARLGAEQVTEVIIATDPNTEGEATATYLVRMLRDFPGLTVTRLASGLPMGGDLEFADELTLGRALSGRRAL
- a CDS encoding YbaB/EbfC family nucleoid-associated protein, with the translated sequence MVQPGGGMPDMQAILQQAQQMQQQLVAAQEELARTEVTGTSGGGLVKATVTGGMELKSLQIDPKAVDPEDTETLADLVVAAVRDAMSSAQKLTEEKLGPVAGALGGGGGMPDLGGLGLPGLK
- a CDS encoding N-acetylmuramoyl-L-alanine amidase; its protein translation is MFAVRSLVGLVLSGVFLVAGCSSPPVPPEVARVSSVPAPSSSVAAPASPSVASSVAREPLTVVLDPGHNGGNARRPDVIGAPVPAGRGKTKPCNTTGTATDEGYAEHAFNWDVAQRVGSLLEAQGARVVYTRADDSGVGPCVDERAAIGNRAGAAAVVSIHADGATAASARGFHVAYSAPPLNAAQGSPSVELAEAVRSGLLAGGFPLSNYLGSDGLAPRDDLAGLNLSERPAVLVECGNMRNAGEAAVMSSVDGRQRYAAAIADGVVAFLRNHAGF
- a CDS encoding DNA polymerase III subunit gamma and tau, yielding MALALYRKYRPATFAEVVGQEHVTEPLRAALTAGRINHAYLFSGPRGCGKTSSARIMARSLNCVEGPTPDPCGKCDSCRALAPEGPGSIDVTELDAASHGGVDDARELRDRAFYAPAESRYRVFIIDEAHMVTTQGFNALLKIVEEPPEHLIFIFATTEPDKVLPTIRSRTHHYPFRLIPPSAMRDLLERNVAAEGIHVDPAVYPLVIRAGGGSARDTQSVLDQLLAGAGPDGVTYDRAISLLGVTDSALIDDMIDGLAADDSAAVFGTVERLVEAGHEPRRFASDLLDRLRDLVLLRSVPDAAARNLVSAPADELDRMTAQAERAGLATLTRYAEIVHNGLLEMRGATAPRLLLELLCARMLLPSASESEAAVLQRLERLERRVTVSGGGSLPAADGQVAAAPEKFQRPSQRAAAAAPSRPAAEAAARPAPEAPARRATEPTAAPEQSPAAVRSAPAARPVESPPAAEARPAAGSRPASVEAPVRRPTEPAVPDEAPAEAPAPGGIDAAAIRRVWPDLLAAIRKTSRSTEAMMINATVQSVEGSVVVLAHSAEPLARRLSEPRNADFIAGALHEVLGGTWQVRCVHGGGGGGGSARRDGPSPRPNPPTREAPQQQQRTFQRPTPAASPAPPPEPAPRAPQPSPEPADDIPLPPEPDDEESMMAESGGPVPDAMPAPQNDPEEQARRLLAEHLGAQPID